A single Triticum dicoccoides isolate Atlit2015 ecotype Zavitan chromosome 2A, WEW_v2.0, whole genome shotgun sequence DNA region contains:
- the LOC119354298 gene encoding succinate dehydrogenase subunit 3-2, mitochondrial-like: MDKYHSNTRFAPLRDAPFALRGAFGTSNSSFNNMDGLRHSSSIGQAKSYTSSPLGALRQKMPPSGNRSLHTSRPLSAPVANRPLSPHLPLKKPQLSATFSISHRIFGVALGAAIISIPLATRFGVMFEV; encoded by the exons ATGGACAAGTATCACAGCAACACCCGCTTTGCACCCCTTAGAGACGCTCCATTTGCTCTCCGTG GTGCCTTTGGTACCTCCAACTCATCTTTCAACAACATGGATGGCCTTAGACACTCCTCAAGCATTGGGCAAGCAAAGAGCTACACATCTTCTCCCTTAGGAGCTCTGCGACAGAAGATGCCTCCATCTGGAAACCGATCCCTACATACAAGTCGTCCCCTGTCTGCTCCTGTTGCGAACCGCCCACTGTCTccccatcttcctctgaagaaaccACAGCTGAGCGCCACGTTCTCCATCTCACACCGTATATTTGGCGTTGCGCTGGGTGCTGCCATCATATCCATTCCTCTTGCTACCAGGTTTGGCGTCATGTTTGAGGTCTGA